Sequence from the Phosphitispora fastidiosa genome:
ATTTTCCCTCACAGGCTGCAATTACTGCCGAAAGGGCAATGCTCAGGAAGCTTGAAGGCGGCTGCCAGATTCCTATCGGATCGCTTGGGACCGTTACCGGTGACAAGCTGACCCTGGAGGGTGTTGTGGCAGGCCTGGACGGTAAGGAACTAATCAAGGCAAGTGTATCCGGTCCTGTTGGTGATGCTGCTGTACTTGGACAGCAGCTGGCTGACAAGCTCATTGAGATGGGAGCGGACCGAATCCTAAAATCTGTAAGGCAGGAGTTATTATAATTATGGAAAATGGCAGAGTCTATTTGGTAGGCGCGGGTCCCGGAGACCCCAAACTTATTACTGTAAAAGGCCTGGAATGTATTCAGACCGCAGATGTCATTGTATATGACCGGTTGTCCAGTCCCCGGCTGCTGTCTCATGCTAAACCGGGAGCGGAACTGATTTATGCGGGAAAGTCTCCTGTCAGGCATACCCTCAAGCAGGACGAGATTAACCGGGTCCTGGTTGATAAGGCCCAGGAAGGGAAAACAGTTACCCGGCTCAAGGGTGGCGACCCCTTTGTTTTTGGCAGGGGGGGCGAGGAGGCGGAATTCCTCCTGGAAAATAATATTCCCTTTGAGGTAGTGCCCGGAATAACTTCCGGGATAGCAGTTCCCGCTTATGCCGGAATTCCGGTAACCCACCGTGATTTTAATTCCACTCTGGCAATTATTACCGGAAATGAAGACCCCACCAAAGAGGATACATCAGTCGAATGGGATAAGGTGGCCACCGGATGTGGGACTATCGTATTCTATATGGGCATGAGCAATCTTCCTTATATAGTGGAAAAGCTCACTGCCAACGGGAGACCTCCGGAAACTCCGGCAGCAGTTATCAGATGGGGCACCAGGCCGGAACAGAAAACGGTGACCGGCGTCCTCAGCAACATTGTGGAAAAGGCCAGGGAGGCCCAGATGGGACACCCGGCAATAATTGTGGTTGGTGAAGTGGTTTCTCTGAGGGAAAAACTGATGTGGTTTGAACAGAGACCGTTATTTGGGCAAAGAGTTCTGGTGACCCGTTCCCGCAGCCAGGCCAGTGCGCTGGCCCGGGAAATTGAGCTTTTGGGCGGTGAACCCTGGGAGTTTCCGACCATTGAAATCACAGCTCCCGAGGATTACGGACCGCTGGACAGAGCTATTACGGATATTGACTCATATGACTGGCTGGTCCTGACCAGTGTCAATGGTGTCCAGTCTTTTATGAATCGCATGAGGGAGATTAAAAAAGATGTCAGATGCCTGAAGGATACCAAGATTGCTGCCATTGGCCCCAAAACCAGGGAAGAGATTGAGAAATATGGGGTCTTTTGCGAATTTATGCCTGAGGAGTTTGTGGCTGAAGCAATAATTGACATCTTCCGGGAACACGATCTCAGAGGCAAGCGATTCCTGCTGCCGCGTGCTGATATCGCCAGGAAGGTGCTGCCTGATACCCTTGAATCCATGGGGGCGATAGTTGATGAGGTAACTGCCTACCGGACGGTGATGGGTTCCGGAGATAGCGCCGAGGTTATTAAAATGCTGGAGGAGAAGCGGATACATGTCCTCACCTTCACAAGTTCGTCAACTGTGAAGAATTTTGTCAGGAAAATCGGGGCAGATAATATCCCCAGACTTACAGAAGGTGTTATAGTTGCCAGTATCGGGCCGATTACTTCAGCGGCAGCCCGGGAACTGGGCCTTGAGGTTGCTGTTGAGGCCGAGGTATATACTATAGATGGCCTGGTGCAGGCTGTTTTGGACTATATAAAAACACAGGAGGCGGAGTAAATGAGTTTTCCGGTTGTAAGGGCGAGGAGGCTGAGAAGTTCTGAGAATATGCGCCGTCTGGTCAGGGAAAACCGCCTGACAACTGATGACCTCATATATCCCCTGTTCGTAACAAACGGTGATGGTGTCAATAATCCAGTTGCTTCAATGCCAGGGGTTTTTCAGCAGTCAGTTGACAATATTTTAAAGGAAACAGATGAGATTGTAAAACTGGGCATTCCCGGGGTGCTGCTGTTTGGCATCCCTGCCTACAAAGATGCCCAGGGTTCTTCGGCTTATGATGATAATGAAGCAGTCCAGCGCGCTATCAGGGAAATAAAGCAGAAATATCCTGAGCTTTTGGTGATTCCGGACCTTTGTATGTGTGAATACACCAGTCACGGGCATTGCGGTCTCCTTGACGAGAAGGGTAATGTGCTGAATGACCAGACAATTGAGATTCTGGCCAAGATTGCCTTGTCATATGCAATGGCCGGAGCAGATATGGTAGCCCCTTCAGATATGATGGACGGGCGGGTTGCCGCAATCAGGAAGGCCCTTGATGCCAATGGTTACAGTAATATACCGATTATGTCTTATTCAGCCAAGTATGCTTCAGGTTTTTACGGGCCGTTCCGGGATGTTGCCGAATCAACCCCACAGTTTGGTGACCGCAGGGGCTATCAGATGGACCCGGCGAACGGTGATGAGGCTCTGAAGGAAGTTTGGCTTGACGTGGAAGAAGGGGCGGATATTGTGATGGTTAAACCGGCCCTGCCTTACCTTGACATTATCAGGAGAATTAAAGATGAATTCAATATGCCTGTGGCAGCTTATAATGTCAGCGGCGAGTTTGCCATGATTAAGGCAGCTGTCCAAAACGGCTGGCTTGACGAAAAAAGAGTGGTCATGGAAGCCCTGACGGGTATGAAAAGGGCCGGGGCAGATATTATAATTACCTATCATGCAAAAGATGTTGCCAAATGGCTGAAGGAGGAACAGTAATGATCATTTCCTGGAATACGACAAATCAATGCAACATGTACTGTGATCACTGTTACCGGGATGCCGGCGCCAGGGCAGATGAAGAACTGAATACCGAGGAAGGGAAGGCCCTGCTTGACGAGATTAAAAAAGCCGGGTTCAAAATCATGATATTCAGCGGCGGGGAACCGTTTATGAGGCCAGACATCTTCGAACTGGTTGAATACTCAAAAAGTCTGGGCCTGATTACGGTTTTCGGTACCAATGGCACCCTGATTACCCCCGAGGTGGCTCAAAGGTTGAAAGAAATCGGTGTGGATGGGGTTGGCATCAGCCTGGACAGCCTGGATAGGGAGAAACACGACCGGCTCAGGAAGTTTAAAGGAGCCTGGGACGGGGCTGTACAGGGAATGAAGAACTGCCATGCTGCCGGGGTTCCTTTCCAGATTCATACTACCCTGATGGACTGGAACTGGAACGAGGCCGAGGCAATTACAGATTTTGCTATTGAGCTGGGGGCTAAGGCCCACCACTTCTTCTTCCTGGTTCCTACCGGAAGGGCCAAAAATATTGAAGAAGAGTCCCTCAGGGCTGAACAATACGAAGAAATTCTGACCCGGATTATGAAGAAACAGCAGCAGGTTGATATTGAACTGAAACCCACCTGTGCGCCCCAGTTCATGAGGATTGCCAAACAGATGGGGATGGACCTCAGGTTTGGGCGCGGCTGCCTGGCGGGGACCTCATACTGCATTATCGGTCCTAAGGGCAAGGTTCAGCCGTGTGCCTATATGGACATGGAGGTCGGCAATGTCAGGGAAACCCCATTCAGTGAAATATGGACTGACAGTGAGGTTTTCCGGACCCTGAGGACACTGGATTACAAGGGTGGCTGCGGCAGTTGCGGCTATAAGAAAATCTGCGGCGGCTGCCGTGCCAGAGCCGCATTTTACAATGACGGCGACTATATGGCTGAAGAACCATGGTGCTTGTATCAGGGGAGAAAAGGTTATTGAGGGCGTAGGCCGCAATGACAGCTAACACAAATAGGGTAGAGAGGCACCGGGCTGCCCGGACTGATTGGCAGCCGAGGTACTTCTCTACCTTTTACATAATTAAAAGTAAACCTGTGGGAACAATAAATGTGCGCTTATTTCCGGCGCAAATCTAGTGAAAGGCGGTACAAATAATGCATAAAGGCTACAGTCAATCTGTCAAACTTTTTGAGGAGGCCCAAAAATATATTCCGGGTGGAGTCAATAGTCCTGTAAGGGCTTTTAAATCTGTCGGACACGACCCTGTTTTCATCGAGAAAGCCAATGGCTCCAAAATTTATGATGCTGACGGAAATGAGTACATAGACTATGTAGGGTCTTGGGGCCCCATGATTCTCGGACACCAGCATCCTGAGGTTGTTGCGGCCCTCAAAGCATACCTGGATAAAGGAACCAGCTATGGAGCGCCAACCGAACTGGAGACTGAAATGGCTAAAACCATTATTGCTGCCTTTCCGGCTATGGATATGGTCAGGATGGTTAATTCAGGAACAGAGGCTACAATGAGCGCCTTAAGGGCTGCCCGGGGATATACCGGGAGGAACAAGATAGTCAAGTTTGAGGGTTGTTATCATGGACATGCCGATTCCCTGCTTATTAAGGCAGGTTCAGGAGCGCTGACTCTTGGAGTCCCCACCAGCCCGGGGGTGCCGGAGAATATCGCTGTGAACACAATTACGGCCCAGTTTAATAACCTGGACACAGTAAAAAAGATATTTGAAATAGAGGGTGAGGACATTGCGGCCGTTATCGTAGAGCCGGTAGCCGGCAATATGGGAGTCGTCCCGCCCCAACCCGGATTTCTGGAAGGACTCCGGGAAATAACGGGGAAATATGGCGCCCTGCTGATATTTGATGAAGTAATGACAGGGTTCAGGGTGGCCTATGGCGGAGCTCAGCTGCGTTTTGGCATTGAGCCTGACCTGACCTGCCTGGGTAAGGTTATCGGAGGCGGTCTCCCGGTAGGCGCCTATGGCGGAAGACAGGAAATCATGTCAAGGATTGCTCCCTCAGGCCCCATTTACCAGGCCGGTACCCTGTCAGGGAACCCCCTGGCAATGACAGCAGGGCTGGTTACCTTAAAACAACTGCAAAAACCCGGTATCTATGACGAACTGGAGAAAAAGGCTTCCCGGCTGGCAGCAGGACTTGCTGATGCGGCAGATAAGGCCGGCGCTGTTGCCTCCTTTAACAGGGTCGGCTCAATGGTATGTACCTTTTTCACCGGTGAGCAGGTGACCGATTTCGCGACTGCCTGCAGCTCTGATACCAACAAATTTGCTGCCTTCTTCAGGATCATGCTGGAAAAGGGTATTTACCTGGCGCCGTCACAGTTTGAGGCAGCCTTTGTCTCCCTGGCCCATACTGATGCAGACATTGACCGGACAGTTGCTGCGGCTTCTGAGGCCTTTCGTGAAGTCTTATAGAAGATTAAAAAATTACTCCTAAAGAGGGAGATATTTCAAAAAAAGAGAGGAAAAACGTTAATTTTTGTCGAATAATTAAAAATTGGTAAGGAGTGGGTAGGGTGGTAAACAGGAAGAACCTTATCACAATTCTGCTTGCAGTGGCCTTGGTGTTTGTTATTTATTTTAATATCAACCGGACTCAACACGGGAACCCTGAGGAGTGGATGAAGGAACACGGTGTGATTACGGAACGCCGCGGGGACCCTGAGAGATTTTGCCTGGACTGCCACAGTAAAAAGTTCAGCCATACCAAGGAAAACTTCTGTAATAAGTGTCATATACCAAATAATGTTGAACCGGTAAAGTAATAATTTATTGTGCAGAGAGGTAGAACACTATGGCGGATGCATATGAAACATTTCTGGATGGCTTACGGAGAAAAAAAGGTCTGGATTTAACCGGTTACAAACGTCCCCAGATGGAGAGGCGTATCAACAGTCTGATGCGGAGTCTGAAAATCACTGATTACGGCATATATCTGGGTCTGCTGGAAAAAGAAATAGCCCATTGGAGGAAGTTTCTTGATACATTAACTATTAATGTATCAGAATTCTACAGGAACCCTTCTCAGTGGCAGGTCCTGGAAGAAAAGATTCTGCCTGAACTGATTCAGGCGTCCCGGTCGTTGAAAATATGGAGCGCGGGGTGTTCCACCGGTGAAGAGCCCTATACCCTAACTATGGTGATGATGAACCGTTTTCCCCATATAAACTTCACTATGCTGGCCACCGATGTTGATGACGAGGTGCTAAACAAAGCCAGGACGGGAGTATATAATGATAAGGCTGTCCTGAATCTGCCTCAGAATTATATTAATGGGAATTTTACTAAGGAAGGCAGCAACTTCAAAATAAAAGATGAAGTAAAAAAAAGAGTCAATTTTATGAAACACAACCTTTTGACAGATGCTTTTGACAGAAATTTTGATTTGATTCTGTGCCGGAATGTGGTTATCTATTTTACAGAGGAAAGTAAGGCCCAGCTTTACCGGAAGTTTTATACCGGATTGAAACAAAATGGAATCCTTTTTACAGGGAGTACCGAACAGATATTTCAGGCCAGGGAAATTGGCTTTTCTCTTGTATCATCTTTTTTCTACAAGAAAGGTGACTGAGGAAAGGTAATCAAACAATGATTTCAATTTGCCCTTAACGGAGAGGGGGGTTAAATTATGTCTGGTGAAACAATTTTTGCCCTGGATATCGGCACCAGGTCAATTACCGGTGTCATCATGCAGGAGACAACCAAAGGTCTTGAAATTTTGGCAGCAGAACAAAGGGAGCACCAAAACAGGGCTATGATTGACGGACAGATACATGATATTGAACAGGTGGCCGAATCAATTAAGGCGATTAAGGACAAGCTTGAGAACAGACTTGGCCAGACCCTTAAACAGGCTGCTGTGGCAGCCGCAGGAAGGGCTCTGAAGACTACAAGGCTTAATGTGAGTGCAGATATTCCAGAATTCCGGGAGATACACCGGGATGATATCCTCAGGCTTGAACTTCAGGCGGTACAGGAAGCTCAAAGCCGTTTGGCAAATGAGGAAGATACCCAGACAGCAGAGTCCCTGAATTATCACTGTGTCGGCTACAGTGTAGTTTATTATGAGCTGGATGGCTATAAAATCGGCAGCTTATACAGTCAGAAGGGCAGGAATATGAGTGTTGAGGTTATTGCAACTTTTCTGCCCAGGGTTGTTGTCGATTCTCTCTTTGCTGCTTTGCAGCAGGCAGGTTTGGAAATGGCCAGCCTGACCCTGGAGCCTATTGCCGCAAGTGCGGTGGTGGTGCCGCCCAGTATGAGACAGCTAAATATTGCACTTGTTGATATAGGGGCCGGAACTTCGGATATTGCTATTACCGACGATGGGTCCATAGCCGGTTACGGAATGGTTCCGGTAGCCGGTGATGAAATAACAGAGAAGATTTCTGAAATATACCTGCTTGATTTTAACACGGCAGAGAGGATTAAGCGGTCCCTGCAGGATAACAGTGACATTGGTTTTACCGATGTCCTGGGAATTGAGCATACTGTTTCCGCCAGGGAGGTTCTTGATATTGTCGGAGAAGCTGTCCAGGATTTAACGAAACAGATAAGTGATAAAATAATTGAACTTAACGGAAAGACCCCGCAGGCCGTTATTTGTATTGGCGGAGGAAGCCTTACTCCTCTATTAAAGGATATGCTGGCAGACAATATTGGGCTTACCAGGCAGAGAGTGGCAGTCAGGGGCCGGGAGGCGATTGCAGAGGTGTTCGGTACCCAGGAACTGATGGGGCCTGAGGCCGTAACTCCAATTGGAATAGCTGTGACAGCATATGAACATAAGGGCCTTGGGTTTGCCAAGGTGATGGTTAATGACCGGCAGATCCGGCTTTTTGAGGTCAACCGGGGTACAGTGGCCGATGCCCTGCTGGCAGCAGGCATCAGTATGCGCAAGACACAACCGCGGCTGGGAATGGCCCTTACTTTGACGGTCAACGGAGATTTAAAGATCATCAAAGGCGGCAGAGGCAAACCGGCAGTTATCCGGCTGAACGGGGAAGACGTTACCATTGATGTCCCGGTAAAACATAATGATATCATAGAATTTGTTGAGGCCCGGGATGGTGAAAACGCCCGGGGACACATTTACGATCTGGTGCCCCACATCTTTGCTTTGAATATTTCTGTTAACAGCGAACCTTTTGTGATTAACCCGGTGATTACTATGAACGGTAAACCTGCGGCCTACCACGAAGAGCTCGTGGATAATGCCAGGGTAGTCCATTATTTACCCAGGACTGTGACAGAGGTCCTGGAAATAGCGGGCTGTGCTGATTCCGGTGACGATTGCTACATATATATTAACGAGCGTTTGGTTGATTCCATGGCTGAAGTTAATGACGGGGATGACATAATCCTGGAAAGGGCTGCTGAACCAATACCGACCGGTGAACCAATGCCAAACGTTGAGCCTGTTCCAGGAGATGATACCGGCGATATCCAAACTGAGCCGGATACTGCGGCAGAGCCAATGAAAGCGGCGGAGCTTGCAGAGCATGCAGAGACGGCAGAGCATGCAGAGACAGTAGAGTATGCAGAGACAGTAGAGCATGCAGAGACAGTAGATCCGGCAGGTGAGGACGAATCTAATGTCCCCAGGTTTACTATTGTCACGGTTAATAATGAAACGGTAGAAATTCCTGGGGTGGATGCTATTCTTACAGATGTACTGACACGGACCAATCTTCAGTTAATACCTCCCGAAACCGGAATGAGACTTGAACTAAAAGTTAACGGGAGCTCCGCTGAATTTACAACGCCACTTAAAGATGGTGACAATGTATTATTAGAATGGAAATAATAATATTTTGGAAAAAAAATTTCGATTTGACGGTATTCGACATTTTCTCTGAAGGATATTTGCAATAATTCCTAGAAGAAAACATAAAAAAAACACAGTTTGGGACAGATTAACAATCCAACCACAATAAAGTGTGGGAGAGATGAAAATGTGGACAAACCGTCGGGAATTCCGGAAAAAGATCCGGGAAAAACAGAGAGAAATGTACAGTTTGGTAAAGAATAAGGGTCTAAATGACCCGGATGTGTACAACAAGAGCTGTGAAATTGACTGTTTGATAGTAGAGTATATGAAAAGATATAACTGTTTTATCAGTACAACATTATTTAATAATTATTATAATTAGGGCTTTTGATACAGTTGCTCAATTGGGATTAATATTTCTTTACCGGACACCCTGTTTACATTGGCTTGTAACGTATAAATATAATAAGCTAACCGCATATTTTTTTACCGTAAAGGCAAACCTACCGAAAGTTAGGGACGCAAAGCCATGGGTCTAAAGCTTTTGCTATGACAGCCAGGCTGCCGAAAAACTGATCCGTCTGCTTTTCCGGCAAGCAAGGCGGAATTTTTATTTCCTAAAATGACGAAAGTGACGAAAATGACAGGAGAGGGGGCAGGTCTATGCGCAAAATATCTGTAAGCAAGCTGCAGTCAGGGATGATTTTGGGGAAAAGTCTTTATTCAGCCAATGGGAGCGTCTTGCTTTCTGCCGGGAGTGAACTTAACCCTGCATATGCCAAAAGGCTGCAGGCCCTGGGTTACCCGACAATCATTATTATTGACGGTTTTTGCCGGGACATCGAGTTCCCCGATGTAGTTTCTGACAGTACAAGATTAGACGGGATTATAACATTGCGAAGGGTTTTTGAAGAGGCTAAAAAGTACCAAAAGGTAGATACCAAACTGATTAAGGATCTGGTAAACAGGCTGGCAGACGAGGTTCTGCAGAACAGGCAGCTGCTTTTTGAATTTTGTGATATCCGCTCTTATGACAGTTACCTGTATGCCCACTGCCTGAATGTATGTATCCTGTCACTGCGCATCGGTCTGGCCTTAAACTATAACGAGGTTCAGTTGCGGGACCTGGGAGTGGGGGCAGTTATGCACGATATCGGGTCCATGTATGTTGATCCCAAGGTGGTGGAAAAACCGGGCCGGCTTTCGCCCGAAGAATTCAGTCAAATGCAGCAGCACAGCATCAAAGGTTTTAACCTCCTGAGAGACCAGAAAGATGTTAACCTGCTGGCAGCACATGTTGCTTTTCAGCATCATGAACGCATAGATGGTACTGGTTACCCGAGAGCCCTAAAGAATACTGACATCTGTGAATTTGCCAGGATTGCAGCCATTGCTGACCTGTTTGATGCCCTTACCAGTGAGCGGAAACACCGGAAGGCTTACAGCACCTGTGAGGCTATAGAACTGATGAATGAAGAAGCAGGGCTGAAAATAGACAGCTCATTAATGGAGCTTTTTCTGCAAAATGTCGCCCGGTATGCTGCCGGTTCTTTGGTGGAGCTTAGCTCGGGTGAGATAGGGCTTGTTGTATGCAATAGGCGCATTCACCCAGAGAAGCCTGTGGTGAGGATACTTACCGATAGCAATAAAATTCCTGCCGGTCCTGATTACGTTCAGGAAATTGAATTAGTTAAAGAAACCGGCCTGAATATAGCAAGGGCGCTGCAGGATGACAGTGGATTTGCCGATGAACTTGGGGTTATCTATAATCAGGGGCAAAAGGTTGTAAATTCGTAGGCGGAAGGAGATTACCGCAAAACCATGAAAATACTGGTTGTCACGGCAGCAATTATAGAAAATAATGGTAAGTTCCTCATTGCCCAAAGGAAAAAAGGCTCTCACCAGGGGATGAAATGGGAGTTCCCCGGAGGCAAGGTAGAGCAGGGAGAAGATCCCGAAGCCTGCCTGATAAGAGAAATCAAGGAGGAGCTTGACATTAATGTTGAAGTGGGAGATATTTTCAAGGTCGTCTCCCACATCTATGAGGACAGGCAGGTTATCCTGCTCTGCTACCTTTGCAGCCTAAAGGGCGGCCAGCCGTCCTGCATCGACTGCCAGGACTGGAAGTGGGCTGACCCTGAGGAAATGATGGGATATGAATTTGCCCCGGCAGATATCCCGGTTGTGCGGAAGTTGCTGGGTCAGTAAAACCTGGGCTTATTATTTTTCAATTGTAATCTGGATAGGGGTAGATGTATTCGGCCTTGCGGAACACATCTACCCCTATTCAACAACACAAGTGAAAAATAGTAAAGCCAAGTAATAATAGAGCGGGTGTCCCAAATGGGGCACCCGCTCTGGATTAGGCCTATGAATTAGGGAGGGGCAGATATGGTTCCGGAACGATGAGACTGATGTCCGCTTGTCGGCAATCCGCGTAAGCGGGAGCCGCAAACAAGCGGAATCGTTGCCATCGTGGAGGAATTATATCTGCCCCTCCCTTCAATTTTATAGGCCAAAAGAAAAGGTGTCCCATTATGGGACACCCGCTTGTATTTTGGTAAGCTATTTTATTAGTTGGCGACTGTCTCAAATCCAGGTGATTTGGTAAAGGCTTTAACAGCGCCCATTCCTTCAGTTTTGTCATTCCAGCCCATAGTACCGAACTTGAGGACATAAGATTCATAACCGAGCTGGTTGAGGAACATTGAGGTATAGCTTGCGGTGTGACCGGTGTAGCAGATAACAACAATCTTCTTATCGGTAGGAAGTTTCTTCAGGTTTTCTTCCTTGGCAATAGCGCCATAAGGGATATTAATTGCTCCCGGAACATGGCCTTTGGCATAGTCTTCAGGCTTCTGGATGCTGAGGAGGAAGTAGCTGTCATCTCCACCCTTGATAACTTTTTCATCAATTTCCTGAGGACTTACTGTAGGTCCTCTGCCTGCGGACAGGTAGGCATCGGTAGCTGCGATAATGATTTCTTCAGGAGTCTGAGCGCCGGTGTTAACTTCAGGAATTTCGTTAACAGCCTGAGCTTCAACAGCTTCGGTGTTCACATCAAAACCGGCTGACCCGGCGTAAGGTACAACCGCGCCCATTCCCGGTGATGCTTCGTTCCAGCCGTTCATCCCCATCTTCATTGCATAGGAATCATAACCAAGCTGGTTGAGGAACATTGAGGTATAGCTGGCGGTATGGCCGGTGTAGCAGATAACAACAATCTTCTTATCCTTGGGAAGCTGGG
This genomic interval carries:
- the hemL gene encoding glutamate-1-semialdehyde 2,1-aminomutase, whose translation is MHKGYSQSVKLFEEAQKYIPGGVNSPVRAFKSVGHDPVFIEKANGSKIYDADGNEYIDYVGSWGPMILGHQHPEVVAALKAYLDKGTSYGAPTELETEMAKTIIAAFPAMDMVRMVNSGTEATMSALRAARGYTGRNKIVKFEGCYHGHADSLLIKAGSGALTLGVPTSPGVPENIAVNTITAQFNNLDTVKKIFEIEGEDIAAVIVEPVAGNMGVVPPQPGFLEGLREITGKYGALLIFDEVMTGFRVAYGGAQLRFGIEPDLTCLGKVIGGGLPVGAYGGRQEIMSRIAPSGPIYQAGTLSGNPLAMTAGLVTLKQLQKPGIYDELEKKASRLAAGLADAADKAGAVASFNRVGSMVCTFFTGEQVTDFATACSSDTNKFAAFFRIMLEKGIYLAPSQFEAAFVSLAHTDADIDRTVAAASEAFREVL
- the nirJ2 gene encoding putative heme d1 biosynthesis radical SAM protein NirJ2, with product MIISWNTTNQCNMYCDHCYRDAGARADEELNTEEGKALLDEIKKAGFKIMIFSGGEPFMRPDIFELVEYSKSLGLITVFGTNGTLITPEVAQRLKEIGVDGVGISLDSLDREKHDRLRKFKGAWDGAVQGMKNCHAAGVPFQIHTTLMDWNWNEAEAITDFAIELGAKAHHFFFLVPTGRAKNIEEESLRAEQYEEILTRIMKKQQQVDIELKPTCAPQFMRIAKQMGMDLRFGRGCLAGTSYCIIGPKGKVQPCAYMDMEVGNVRETPFSEIWTDSEVFRTLRTLDYKGGCGSCGYKKICGGCRARAAFYNDGDYMAEEPWCLYQGRKGY
- a CDS encoding aspartyl-phosphate phosphatase Spo0E family protein; its protein translation is MWTNRREFRKKIREKQREMYSLVKNKGLNDPDVYNKSCEIDCLIVEYMKRYNCFISTTLFNNYYN
- the mutT gene encoding 8-oxo-dGTP diphosphatase MutT: MKILVVTAAIIENNGKFLIAQRKKGSHQGMKWEFPGGKVEQGEDPEACLIREIKEELDINVEVGDIFKVVSHIYEDRQVILLCYLCSLKGGQPSCIDCQDWKWADPEEMMGYEFAPADIPVVRKLLGQ
- a CDS encoding cell division protein FtsA translates to MSGETIFALDIGTRSITGVIMQETTKGLEILAAEQREHQNRAMIDGQIHDIEQVAESIKAIKDKLENRLGQTLKQAAVAAAGRALKTTRLNVSADIPEFREIHRDDILRLELQAVQEAQSRLANEEDTQTAESLNYHCVGYSVVYYELDGYKIGSLYSQKGRNMSVEVIATFLPRVVVDSLFAALQQAGLEMASLTLEPIAASAVVVPPSMRQLNIALVDIGAGTSDIAITDDGSIAGYGMVPVAGDEITEKISEIYLLDFNTAERIKRSLQDNSDIGFTDVLGIEHTVSAREVLDIVGEAVQDLTKQISDKIIELNGKTPQAVICIGGGSLTPLLKDMLADNIGLTRQRVAVRGREAIAEVFGTQELMGPEAVTPIGIAVTAYEHKGLGFAKVMVNDRQIRLFEVNRGTVADALLAAGISMRKTQPRLGMALTLTVNGDLKIIKGGRGKPAVIRLNGEDVTIDVPVKHNDIIEFVEARDGENARGHIYDLVPHIFALNISVNSEPFVINPVITMNGKPAAYHEELVDNARVVHYLPRTVTEVLEIAGCADSGDDCYIYINERLVDSMAEVNDGDDIILERAAEPIPTGEPMPNVEPVPGDDTGDIQTEPDTAAEPMKAAELAEHAETAEHAETVEYAETVEHAETVDPAGEDESNVPRFTIVTVNNETVEIPGVDAILTDVLTRTNLQLIPPETGMRLELKVNGSSAEFTTPLKDGDNVLLEWK
- the hemB gene encoding porphobilinogen synthase encodes the protein MSFPVVRARRLRSSENMRRLVRENRLTTDDLIYPLFVTNGDGVNNPVASMPGVFQQSVDNILKETDEIVKLGIPGVLLFGIPAYKDAQGSSAYDDNEAVQRAIREIKQKYPELLVIPDLCMCEYTSHGHCGLLDEKGNVLNDQTIEILAKIALSYAMAGADMVAPSDMMDGRVAAIRKALDANGYSNIPIMSYSAKYASGFYGPFRDVAESTPQFGDRRGYQMDPANGDEALKEVWLDVEEGADIVMVKPALPYLDIIRRIKDEFNMPVAAYNVSGEFAMIKAAVQNGWLDEKRVVMEALTGMKRAGADIIITYHAKDVAKWLKEEQ
- a CDS encoding CheR family methyltransferase, with the translated sequence MADAYETFLDGLRRKKGLDLTGYKRPQMERRINSLMRSLKITDYGIYLGLLEKEIAHWRKFLDTLTINVSEFYRNPSQWQVLEEKILPELIQASRSLKIWSAGCSTGEEPYTLTMVMMNRFPHINFTMLATDVDDEVLNKARTGVYNDKAVLNLPQNYINGNFTKEGSNFKIKDEVKKRVNFMKHNLLTDAFDRNFDLILCRNVVIYFTEESKAQLYRKFYTGLKQNGILFTGSTEQIFQAREIGFSLVSSFFYKKGD
- the cobA gene encoding uroporphyrinogen-III C-methyltransferase, with the translated sequence MENGRVYLVGAGPGDPKLITVKGLECIQTADVIVYDRLSSPRLLSHAKPGAELIYAGKSPVRHTLKQDEINRVLVDKAQEGKTVTRLKGGDPFVFGRGGEEAEFLLENNIPFEVVPGITSGIAVPAYAGIPVTHRDFNSTLAIITGNEDPTKEDTSVEWDKVATGCGTIVFYMGMSNLPYIVEKLTANGRPPETPAAVIRWGTRPEQKTVTGVLSNIVEKAREAQMGHPAIIVVGEVVSLREKLMWFEQRPLFGQRVLVTRSRSQASALAREIELLGGEPWEFPTIEITAPEDYGPLDRAITDIDSYDWLVLTSVNGVQSFMNRMREIKKDVRCLKDTKIAAIGPKTREEIEKYGVFCEFMPEEFVAEAIIDIFREHDLRGKRFLLPRADIARKVLPDTLESMGAIVDEVTAYRTVMGSGDSAEVIKMLEEKRIHVLTFTSSSTVKNFVRKIGADNIPRLTEGVIVASIGPITSAAARELGLEVAVEAEVYTIDGLVQAVLDYIKTQEAE
- a CDS encoding HD-GYP domain-containing protein — its product is MRKISVSKLQSGMILGKSLYSANGSVLLSAGSELNPAYAKRLQALGYPTIIIIDGFCRDIEFPDVVSDSTRLDGIITLRRVFEEAKKYQKVDTKLIKDLVNRLADEVLQNRQLLFEFCDIRSYDSYLYAHCLNVCILSLRIGLALNYNEVQLRDLGVGAVMHDIGSMYVDPKVVEKPGRLSPEEFSQMQQHSIKGFNLLRDQKDVNLLAAHVAFQHHERIDGTGYPRALKNTDICEFARIAAIADLFDALTSERKHRKAYSTCEAIELMNEEAGLKIDSSLMELFLQNVARYAAGSLVELSSGEIGLVVCNRRIHPEKPVVRILTDSNKIPAGPDYVQEIELVKETGLNIARALQDDSGFADELGVIYNQGQKVVNS